Proteins from one Leptospira wolffii serovar Khorat str. Khorat-H2 genomic window:
- a CDS encoding acyl-CoA dehydrogenase family protein: MSTKFQFDLPEELQQLRDLVRDVVRKEVVPNRMHYDEKNEYPKAILQKFKEAGLYQALFDEEHGGLGYGMMGGIVLAEEVSWGCLGVNTAFTSTKLGALPIDVGGTKEQKDKWLPLLASGEKTAAFGLSEPGAGSDVPAMATVAVKKGDRYVLNGTKQWISSAGQADIYTVFAMTDKDRGPRGISCFIVEKGAKGFSFGKKEDKLGIRCSETRQLIFEDCEVPAENLVGGKENQGFLHAFKTLILSRPAVAAGAVGLMQGAFDAAIEYAREREQFGTTIASFQAIQHMLADMAIRIEGSRLLTYKAGVYAETFNKDAAKFSAMAKCYASDSAVLVASDAVQIFGGYGYTKEYPVEKFYRDAKILQIYEGTSQIQRNEIAAGLIKEAASKAKKN; this comes from the coding sequence TTGAGCACCAAATTTCAATTTGATTTACCGGAAGAATTACAACAGCTTCGGGACTTAGTCCGCGACGTAGTGCGCAAGGAAGTGGTCCCTAACCGGATGCATTACGACGAGAAGAACGAATATCCAAAAGCTATTTTACAAAAATTTAAAGAAGCTGGACTTTATCAGGCTTTATTCGACGAGGAACACGGAGGTCTGGGATACGGAATGATGGGCGGAATCGTTCTGGCAGAAGAAGTATCCTGGGGTTGTCTGGGAGTAAATACTGCTTTCACTTCTACAAAGTTAGGCGCGCTGCCTATCGATGTGGGTGGAACCAAGGAGCAAAAAGATAAATGGCTGCCTCTTCTCGCATCCGGAGAAAAAACCGCGGCCTTCGGACTTTCCGAACCGGGAGCCGGTTCCGACGTTCCCGCTATGGCGACAGTGGCCGTAAAAAAAGGGGACCGTTATGTTTTGAACGGAACCAAGCAATGGATCAGTAGTGCCGGACAAGCGGACATCTATACCGTATTCGCTATGACCGATAAGGATAGGGGACCCAGAGGTATTTCTTGCTTTATCGTGGAGAAGGGGGCCAAGGGTTTTTCCTTCGGAAAGAAGGAAGATAAATTGGGGATTCGCTGCTCCGAAACCAGACAATTGATCTTCGAAGATTGCGAGGTTCCCGCGGAGAATCTTGTAGGAGGAAAGGAAAACCAAGGCTTCTTACACGCTTTCAAGACGTTGATTCTATCTCGTCCGGCCGTGGCCGCCGGAGCGGTGGGACTCATGCAGGGAGCTTTCGACGCGGCGATAGAATACGCGAGAGAAAGGGAGCAGTTCGGAACCACCATCGCTTCTTTCCAGGCCATTCAACATATGCTGGCGGATATGGCGATCCGGATAGAAGGTTCCCGCTTATTGACCTATAAGGCCGGCGTTTATGCTGAGACCTTTAATAAGGATGCGGCTAAATTCTCCGCAATGGCAAAATGTTACGCTTCTGATTCGGCCGTACTCGTCGCTTCGGATGCGGTCCAGATTTTCGGCGGATACGGATACACGAAGGAATATCCCGTGGAGAAATTCTATCGCGACGCGAAAATTTTACAAATCTACGAAGGAACGAGCCAGATCCAAAGAAACGAGATCGCTGCGGGACTCATTAAGGAAGCCGCATCCAAAGCGAAGAAAAACTAA